In the Arachis stenosperma cultivar V10309 chromosome 8, arast.V10309.gnm1.PFL2, whole genome shotgun sequence genome, AATCTAACCGTGGTTAATTCCTTATTTTCCTATGTTGTAAACGGCTTCACTTTAAAATATTCGACCTAAAACAAATAAGAGGTATTGCCAATTAGGAAGGACAAAAAAACTAACGAGTGTGGTTTCTACCATATGAACACAAGTGCGATTTGAGTTTATGCTAATAAGATAAGACACTTTTTCTGAAAATTCTTTTAGCCACAATAACAAACATTTCATTCACGAAATAGCCATACGACATATAAGATAATAGAAAAACATTAGAtctaaagaagaaaaattagacATACACGTTTTAACTGGATCCCACTGAGTCAAATACAGACAATATtataagatattaaaattagtcCTTTCGGTGGTTGGACAATTTACCTACAATAATGAGTTTATACGCTTCAAGACCGGCAGAGAAACACGGATTCCTTttgattttgtaacaaaaatatcAGTGGACCCGCTAATGTTATGTCCATATTCATTCTAACTCGTACTATTCTTGAAAAATTGTCCTACTAGGAATGAATGCCAGTCACTATAGCAGGATAATGGATTCAACATCATATGGCTAAACGCTAAACAGAAAATGTATCATGTTTAAATAAGCATTAGAAAAACTCCATATAAGTCCCTATAGTAACACAGCATGAAAAGAAAAACTAAGcatagtaaataaataaaaggatttGAGACTCTCATTCTAGTTACACAGATGATTCAATTCTCCGAATCCCAAATCCCTCACAATATACTATAAATAtctataagaaaaaaaattaccaaatctTCAAGTTGCAGAGGATGCCACTTCCTACTACTCCTGACTTGATTTTTTTCCTTCGTCCTCTGCTCcatgttttattttttactcCATTGTTTTCATTTCTAAACTAAACTACCACATTAACAACATTATTTAAATATAGTTATCATCGTATTTCTGCTAACTCATCATCCTTATATCATTATTGGATGATAAACATATGACGATAATGACTATATGTTCAAGAAACAGTTTTTCGGAGACCAAAATCTTTTCATTTTTGCTGATCACCCCTTTTGTCTCCATCCCTATCCGGCAGCAACCTCCCTTTCTCCTCGTCATGGTCAGCACCGGCGCCGCCACCCTCAACCTTCCTCTGCGCCTCCTTAGCCTTGAGCCCCTGCAACTTGGCATGATTATAATACGCCACACCAAGAAACGCAAGCCCATAACCAAACAAATTAATCGGCGTAACGGTATCGCGAATCACAGACCAAGAAAACGCAATAAGCAACCAATCTTTGACCACTCCGGCGACGTTCATGGTCAGCGCCGACGTCTTCCCAACCAGCAAGAACACCGCAAGGTTGAGGGCGAAAGCGCAAAGCGAATTGGTACCGAAAATGATCCAATCAAACTGAAAACTCGAAGTTTCCCTCAGCAGAGGGTACTCCACAACGAGCCACGGTACAGATAGAAAAAGCAAACAACACGGCGCAACGTAGTAGAGAGAAGTTATAGGGTTAAGCGAGATTCCCTTTGACGTCAGCAGAATCTGGATCAGGACGAGGCGCGTGGCTTCAAACGCCACGGCGCCAATCTGCAATGTAACTCCCCAGGTGTCGAACCTGGCTTCGCCGTAGGCAGCGACGGCGACGCCGAGGGAGATGGATAACATGTTGAGCATGGTGTTGCTGTGGTAAGACTCTTTCTTGAGGAGAACGCCGATGGAGTAGACGGCGACCGGCATGAGTGCCTTGAGCATCTGGATGAAGGAGACGGAGAGGTAGATGTAGGCGGAGTTGGAGAGCCAGAGGGAGAGCGAGTAGAGGGCGCCGATCGGGACGACGGAGGAGATGTAGAGGGAGGTGGACATGGCGGAGGGGAGATCCACGAGGCGGAGGACGCGGACGAGGAAGAACGCTAGGGAGGCGCAGAATGACATGTGGATCATGGTGAGCGAGATCGGGAATGGCCAGTTGTACAGCTTCTTGTCCAGAATGTATTTGTTGTACACGATCACTGTGAACGACAGGAAGATCCATATGGCCACGTACGTGTAGGCCACGACTATCTTCTTCAAAACGCCGTCGCTTATTGGTTGCGACGATGTGGCCGCCGCGGCGGAGGATGACGATTGTGTACCTCCTTTGCCcattattattttgtgtttgttgTTAGAGAAGATGGAAAAAAATAATGCGAGAGAGAAGAAAGAGTCACAAGAGAGATGGGAGTGTGTGGAGTGGAGTGTTgtgagaggagagagagagtgcaagtttgttttgtttgtttgatGTGGTAAAACGTAAAACACACAACTAAACGTACTGCCATATCAGCTATGTTATGGGCTATGGACAACACACACCTACAACTAACTACCACCTATAACCGTtagtccttttttttttttttggtaaagcAATGCAGATGCGGGGTATATTTGGTAATAAATACAATCAATTCCTCTTTTTAAACAAAATCAAATcgtatttaattaaattaaatattctaTAATTTTGACCAAATTATAGAGAGATTTTAGtttttatacatatttaattatataataaaataataaaaatttaattttaatataatgtCAATATAAAAAGACGAATATTAATTGTataattgtataaaatattttatattgtcaatatattaaaattaaactctaataatatattgacaaaaataattattttgaataattattgtaaaaataattatgtatCCAAAACAATTGATATAATTTGAATAATTGTGTAAAATAATTTAGTATAATGCATTCAAATCAAACTCTTCctaatatattatatgacaTTAAATTTCCTCAAACTGTATTGCTAATAATTATTatgtaattttaaaaaggaaaataaaaaatatagtattaatttaaatttgaattttttttacatttttacatatatatactataaatctGATTCTACTAGAGAAATAATAGAAATCTGTTaatatatatttcaaaaaaaaaaaacctagaCCTCTAAAATCTATAACTCtacattattaaatatttatattcgTTGATCATTGATTAATTTTCAGTATTTCTCTAAATTTATGATACTTATAAATCActatttcaataattttttatagagaaactaaaaaaaaaagagaaaaaaggaaacaaGTGATACAAAAAAACTTGTAGATTATAGAATACATAAAACAATTAGCTACTAAGGATGAATGGATTTGGAATTTATTATCGAATAATTGTTC is a window encoding:
- the LOC130946334 gene encoding probable sugar phosphate/phosphate translocator At2g25520; the protein is MGKGGTQSSSSAAAATSSQPISDGVLKKIVVAYTYVAIWIFLSFTVIVYNKYILDKKLYNWPFPISLTMIHMSFCASLAFFLVRVLRLVDLPSAMSTSLYISSVVPIGALYSLSLWLSNSAYIYLSVSFIQMLKALMPVAVYSIGVLLKKESYHSNTMLNMLSISLGVAVAAYGEARFDTWGVTLQIGAVAFEATRLVLIQILLTSKGISLNPITSLYYVAPCCLLFLSVPWLVVEYPLLRETSSFQFDWIIFGTNSLCAFALNLAVFLLVGKTSALTMNVAGVVKDWLLIAFSWSVIRDTVTPINLFGYGLAFLGVAYYNHAKLQGLKAKEAQRKVEGGGAGADHDEEKGRLLPDRDGDKRGDQQK